In the genome of Bacteroidia bacterium, the window AGCGTATTTTACTGTTTTAATAGAATTTATTTGGGGCAAGAAACGCATTATGCAAACCTATTTGAATGTGATTGAAATGGGCGATGGCATTTACGGAGCCGAAGCCGCTTCGGAAAAATATTTTCACAAACACGCCAAATACCTCACCAAAAGCGAAGCTGCTTTAATTGCTGCCGTTTTGCCCAATCCCAGAAAATGGAATCCTGCTCATCCTGATGCTTTTATAATTGACCGCCAACAATGGATTTTAGCGCAAATGAATAATTTAGGCGGAGAATTGAAATATTAATTTTTGCATTTGAAAAAATATTTTTTTGAACCCATTTTTAAAGTAAATTTAATATTGGATTATTTAATTTTTGTGTTTCGAAAAATATTTGCGATGAATAAGTATTGTAAAAACTAATCTTAATACCTCCAACCCAATCAATATCCAAAATATAGTTATGTAAGCCTGATTTTGTTTTTCAAATAATCGACTTAGTTCAAATAAAAATCCAAATGAAAGAATCACAAAAGCTATACGAAGAGGAAATTGTCCATAGGTTATTAAAAGTCCTAATTTATTTTGCTTCAATAAAAAAAATGCTGAAAAAACAAGTGATACATAAATCAAAATATAACAAACGGAAATTAAAGAAAAAGCTGTCCAGTTTAATACCTGAGGGATAAAAAATTTATAACTCCTGATTAAGGTGATAATGTCGAGCAATCCAAATAATATTAATAGTCTTTTCAATATTCCTTTTCAATTGCCTATTACACATAAACTTACGCACCTTTTTAGGACTGAAAAAAGCGTTAGAAAAATTATTTTTTTGAACGCCTCAAAAAGCAAAAATTATTTTCTCGAAACCTTCTCCGATACATCCATTTCATTATCATCCGGATGACGATCAATTAATTTATTGTAAGGATCTATTCCAGCTTTTACAGGAAGTTCATCCACCGAAATGTCAAAGCTTTCGTTAGCAGCAGTAATTTTATGTTTCTTCAAATAAATCGGAACATCTGTCCACGTTCCATTAATTTTTTTCTGCGTAAAAATTCCAATATCTATCCAATCGTGCAAAGGCTCAGCAGTTTCATTTCCTAAACTATCGGCGGTAAATTTTTCGCTGTTTGTTTCGATGTGAACCAAGTATTTTTTGTCGGTAGTTTTGGTGTAAGTTGCCGAGACGGTTTTGTTTTCATACAACGTAATTTTCATGAACATATCGTTCACAATATATTTCAAAGAATCCGGTACCGCTTTGTTTAAAAACGTTAAAAATTGCAATGAATTAGTATAAGGCGGATATTGAAATGCTACTTTATGAATGTATTTTCTCAACGCACTATTCAATGTATCTTCTCCGATGTAATCCTGCAAAGCGTACATCACAACACTACCTTTGCGATAATGAATGTATCCTTGATTTTCGACCAAATAAAGCGGCAATTCTTTTTCTCTTTCTGTGGAACGACCGATGAGATAACTATTCATTTCGTACTTCAAATATTTTTTCATTTTGTCTGCACCGAAACGTTGTTTCATTATCATCATAGAAGAATATTGCGCCATTGTTTCAGATAAAAGTGTGGAACCTTGCACATTTCCGCCAATAACTTGATGCGCCCACCATTGATGCGCTAATTCGTGTGCTGTTACGAAATACGGATAATCTATATCCTCCGGATTACTGTCGTCCACATCGGCAATAAATCCAATACCTTCAGAGAAAGCGATGGTGTTTGGAAACGATTGCGCGAAAGGAAAATAATCAGGAGTTTCAACAATGCGCATTTGATCAAATTGGTACGGACTAAAATTTTTGGAGTAATAAGTGAGTCCATCTTTTAATGCTCGGAACATCCTATCCACATTGTATTCATGCCCTTTGTGATAATAAATAGAGAGTGGAATGTTGTTCCAAAATTCTTTTTTTATTTCATATCTACCAGAAAAAAATGCGTAAAAATTTTCCATTTTTTGACGGTTTATATAATGGAAATAATTACGATTATTTGCCGTCCAAGTATTTATTAAATCGCCCGAAGTAAAGGCAGTTTGATCATTGCTGGTACTCACCGTTGCTTCGTAATTTATCCAATCGGCATCATCAGAAATATAAGTATTCATGTGCGCAACGCTGTCATTTACGCGAGCCATCGGTTCTTTAAAAGGCAAACCGAATTTTTTTCGTTCTTCATTATCGCTAAGTTCTCCATTCGGATCGTAACCTATCAAAGGCAAAGAACTATTGTCAATAAAAGTTCCGTTGTGATAAACGCGCAAATCCGAAGAACTGTTTCCAAAACCTTTTGTAACAAAATCAATGTCCATATTCAACACAATGGAATCATTCGGTTGCAAAGGCGAATTTAATTTATAGATGTAATAGCCGGTTTTAGTATCGTTCAGCACTTTCTGGCTCGGAACGTTAAAGCTCATTTCGTTAATTTTAGCTTCGTTATTTTCTATAACATGAATAGAATCAATCGGAAATTTCGAATTGTTTTTAAGCGTGTAAGTGCCTTTGAAAAAAATATTTTTTTTGGCAGGATAAATATCGACGTTCAATTTAACAGCAACAATGCGAGGTTGCGGAATATGTTCGTATTTTTTATACGTTTTTTCATACGCAACTTGCGCTTTTTCTTGCT includes:
- a CDS encoding M1 family aminopeptidase, with protein sequence FYSGELVWKERELKISQIYDALPINDRSPFISKLFALILVQVDLLFVVMFCGIIIQCCYGYFHFEIGLYLRGLFGIRLIDYALICVLSMFIQVLVNNKYVGYFVMVVYYLFSIFMGSMGLEHHLYQYASDPGMTYSALNGYGSYVAPFVWFKLYWALFATLLAIIAKLFWIRGNETSFSQRVKIAKARFTFSTKIVSAFVLIAFIGVGGFIFYNTNILNKYVTSYEQEKAQVAYEKTYKKYEHIPQPRIVAVKLNVDIYPAKKNIFFKGTYTLKNNSKFPIDSIHVIENNEAKINEMSFNVPSQKVLNDTKTGYYIYKLNSPLQPNDSIVLNMDIDFVTKGFGNSSSDLRVYHNGTFIDNSSLPLIGYDPNGELSDNEERKKFGLPFKEPMARVNDSVAHMNTYISDDADWINYEATVSTSNDQTAFTSGDLINTWTANNRNYFHYINRQKMENFYAFFSGRYEIKKEFWNNIPLSIYYHKGHEYNVDRMFRALKDGLTYYSKNFSPYQFDQMRIVETPDYFPFAQSFPNTIAFSEGIGFIADVDDSNPEDIDYPYFVTAHELAHQWWAHQVIGGNVQGSTLLSETMAQYSSMMIMKQRFGADKMKKYLKYEMNSYLIGRSTEREKELPLYLVENQGYIHYRKGSVVMYALQDYIGEDTLNSALRKYIHKVAFQYPPYTNSLQFLTFLNKAVPDSLKYIVNDMFMKITLYENKTVSATYTKTTDKKYLVHIETNSEKFTADSLGNETAEPLHDWIDIGIFTQKKINGTWTDVPIYLKKHKITAANESFDISVDELPVKAGIDPYNKLIDRHPDDNEMDVSEKVSRK